A stretch of Clostridia bacterium DNA encodes these proteins:
- a CDS encoding XdhC family protein gives MYESIYAQLVESQKNGINAALVTKLMQEPNGSKQILSKRLFIDGEQSSLPCEEQGLVTQTLKQGRALWNTKLDGTSIWIEPYVQKPRLIILGAGHISKPLVAIASMVSFDCVVADDRPSFANRNRFPDAKEILCDSFENMLHSLQIGPADLVISITRGHRHDELCLRKALPQNPAFLGMIGSKRRVKLMKEILLADGFSKDALDKLHAPIGLDIAAATPEEIAVAIVAQLIEERRKKLLSSSWADLDKDMLTSLAEDTSQRKALVSIISSKGSVPRKVGAKMLVLEDSRILGTIGGGCAEAAIIQKARRFQDPGTYFIERIDMTNEVAEEEGMVCGGIMDVLLEFI, from the coding sequence ATGTACGAATCAATATATGCCCAACTTGTAGAATCTCAAAAAAATGGGATTAACGCAGCCTTGGTCACAAAACTAATGCAAGAGCCCAACGGCAGCAAGCAAATTCTTAGCAAAAGACTTTTTATAGATGGAGAGCAGTCCTCCCTTCCATGTGAAGAACAAGGCCTCGTCACGCAAACGCTAAAACAAGGGCGAGCTCTTTGGAATACTAAACTTGATGGCACTAGTATCTGGATTGAACCCTACGTTCAAAAACCTCGTCTCATCATTTTAGGTGCTGGTCATATTTCTAAACCTTTGGTGGCTATCGCTTCCATGGTCTCTTTCGATTGCGTGGTCGCCGATGACCGGCCTTCCTTCGCCAACCGGAATCGCTTCCCCGATGCCAAAGAAATTCTTTGCGACAGTTTCGAAAATATGCTTCATAGCCTTCAGATTGGTCCAGCAGACCTCGTAATCAGCATCACACGTGGTCACCGTCATGACGAACTATGTCTTAGAAAAGCTCTACCACAAAATCCTGCCTTCCTAGGCATGATTGGCTCCAAAAGACGTGTTAAATTAATGAAAGAAATCCTTCTAGCAGACGGATTCAGCAAAGACGCTCTAGATAAACTCCATGCCCCCATTGGACTCGATATTGCCGCTGCTACGCCAGAAGAAATAGCTGTGGCCATCGTAGCACAACTCATAGAAGAAAGGCGCAAAAAACTTTTATCTTCGAGTTGGGCTGATCTCGACAAAGATATGCTTACATCACTTGCTGAAGATACTAGTCAACGCAAGGCACTAGTCAGCATCATCTCTTCCAAGGGAAGCGTACCTAGAAAAGTGGGTGCCAAAATGCTGGTTCTCGAAGATTCCAGAATTCTTGGAACCATTGGAGGAGGATGTGCTGAAGCCGCCATCATACAAAAAGCTAGACGTTTTCAAGACCCCGGAACCTACTTCATTGAGCGCATAGATATGACCAATGAAGTAGCCGAAGAAGAAGGCATGGTTTGCGGCGGCATCATGGATGTCCTCTTAGAGTTTATCTAG
- a CDS encoding phosphoribosylformylglycinamidine synthase, producing the protein MQIKRVFVEKKEGFNGEAIRLLAELRENLGLGSLNEVRILNRYDLSGITEEQLSSVITNVLSEPNMDQVYYEEPDFEGSQVFAYEYLPGQYDQRADSAAQCIQLLTEGERPLVRFATVIAVVGASIEETEKIKNYLINPVDSREASLAMPDSIAIESEEPADVKRLEGFTSMQKEEIEALQEELGLAMSKEDLLFCQSYFKAEGRDPSITEIKVIDTYWSDHCRHTTFMTVLDKISFPGSPYGEKIKETYQDYLAVRDDVYGSRKKDICLMDLAVIAMKKLKKDGVLDNLDESDEINACSIEVPVEIDGKIVPYLVMFKNETHNHPTEIEPFGGAATCLGGAIRDPLSGRSYVYQAMRVTGSADPRVSIEDTILGKLPQRKICQEAAHGYSSYGNQIGLATGKVEEIYHPGYMAKRMEVGAVVGAAPKENVVRENPLAGDLVVLVGGRTGRDGCGGATGSSKEHDEDSILTCGAEVQKGNPPTERKIQRLFRNPDCAKLIKKCNDFGAGGVCVAIGELTDGLVIDLDKVPKKYDGLDGTELAISESQERMAVVLAPSDVPSFEKYCAMENLESSVVATVTEEPNLVMNWRNDTIVDLKRSFLDTNGVKQHIEARIADVDAEEYFKASEDFTEKTWKKVWVERLSSLGAGSQKGLVERFDSSIGAGSVLMPFGGKFMATPSEGMVAKIPTEAGTTDDATAMSFAYDPYLTSENPYLGAMYAVAHSVVKSVCMGVNYKDMRLSFQEYFERLGSDSQKWGKPLAALLGAYKAQRELEIAAIGGKDSMSGTFKDLHVPPTLISFGCAPVKASKVISSELKTVGAGIYYLPLPKMGGDHMAQEIDFALLKDNLDAVHQLIEEGRLDAAMSIGSGGLAETLSKMAFGNRLGFEYEADIQLLNERTLGGIVLSAVSDISDAFAGRLVRLATVLNERVIRLMGEELFLGEVFQANSRVLDKVYPQVSKVEVPKARQLSYLKRSEKTPSVNIGKPRVFIPAFPGTNCEIDSKRAFEKAGAETSVQIFRNLSKEDIHESILRMEQEIRKANIVMIPGGFSAGDEPEGSAKFIAAVFKNPRIKEAVSDMLENRDGLMLGICNGFQALIKLGLLPYGEIRELSTDDPTLTFNTLGRHIACYVETRVSSVLSPWMSNVEVGEKHKIAISHGEGRFVASDAMLKTLIDNGQVATQYVDHLGVATHRAPHNPNGSVMAIEGITSADGRILGKMGHSERTGEDIAKNIPGAKDQKLFAAGVKYFKL; encoded by the coding sequence ATGCAGATTAAAAGAGTGTTTGTTGAAAAAAAAGAAGGGTTCAACGGAGAAGCAATCCGTCTTCTTGCAGAACTAAGGGAGAACTTGGGTCTTGGTTCTTTGAACGAAGTGAGGATTCTAAACCGTTATGATTTAAGCGGTATCACGGAGGAGCAACTTTCGAGTGTTATCACGAATGTACTGTCAGAGCCCAATATGGATCAGGTGTACTACGAAGAACCTGATTTTGAGGGAAGTCAAGTCTTTGCCTATGAATACCTGCCCGGTCAGTACGATCAACGGGCTGATTCAGCAGCCCAATGTATACAGCTACTAACCGAGGGTGAAAGGCCCCTAGTTCGTTTTGCGACGGTGATAGCTGTTGTAGGTGCAAGTATAGAAGAAACCGAGAAAATCAAAAACTATTTGATCAATCCGGTAGATTCTAGGGAGGCTTCGCTTGCCATGCCAGACTCGATTGCCATAGAGTCTGAGGAACCAGCAGATGTAAAGCGTTTAGAAGGTTTTACGTCGATGCAGAAAGAAGAAATTGAGGCCTTGCAGGAAGAACTTGGCCTTGCCATGAGCAAAGAAGATTTATTATTCTGCCAGTCCTATTTTAAGGCGGAAGGTCGGGACCCCAGCATTACGGAGATTAAGGTTATTGATACTTATTGGTCAGATCACTGTCGTCATACTACCTTCATGACTGTTTTAGACAAGATCTCATTTCCGGGATCTCCTTATGGCGAGAAAATAAAAGAGACGTATCAGGATTATTTGGCAGTAAGAGATGATGTATATGGTAGTCGAAAAAAGGATATTTGTCTGATGGATTTGGCGGTTATCGCCATGAAGAAGCTTAAAAAAGATGGTGTTTTAGATAACCTAGACGAGTCGGATGAAATTAATGCCTGTTCTATTGAAGTACCTGTTGAAATCGATGGAAAGATAGTTCCCTATCTTGTGATGTTCAAAAATGAAACACACAATCATCCGACAGAGATTGAACCCTTTGGTGGCGCGGCTACCTGTCTGGGTGGTGCAATTCGTGATCCTCTATCTGGCAGGAGCTATGTATACCAAGCCATGCGAGTAACAGGTAGCGCAGATCCTAGAGTTTCCATTGAAGACACTATCTTAGGCAAGTTGCCACAGAGGAAGATTTGCCAAGAGGCAGCTCACGGCTATTCTTCTTATGGCAATCAGATTGGCTTGGCAACCGGGAAAGTTGAAGAAATCTATCACCCAGGGTATATGGCTAAACGCATGGAAGTGGGTGCAGTGGTTGGTGCTGCACCAAAGGAAAATGTGGTGCGGGAAAATCCATTGGCTGGTGATCTAGTAGTATTAGTAGGTGGACGGACAGGGCGTGATGGATGCGGTGGAGCGACTGGCTCATCCAAAGAGCATGATGAGGACTCTATTCTTACCTGTGGGGCTGAAGTTCAAAAGGGTAATCCGCCAACGGAACGCAAAATCCAACGTTTGTTTCGCAATCCAGACTGTGCAAAACTGATTAAGAAATGTAATGACTTTGGCGCAGGCGGAGTCTGTGTAGCGATTGGTGAATTGACCGATGGTCTCGTAATCGATTTGGATAAAGTACCCAAAAAATATGATGGACTAGATGGAACGGAATTGGCCATATCTGAATCGCAAGAACGGATGGCAGTCGTTCTTGCACCTTCTGACGTGCCTAGTTTTGAAAAATATTGCGCCATGGAAAACCTAGAGTCTTCTGTGGTAGCAACCGTGACAGAAGAACCCAATCTCGTAATGAATTGGCGAAATGATACGATTGTAGATTTAAAACGCTCATTTTTGGATACGAATGGGGTGAAACAGCATATTGAGGCACGTATTGCGGATGTGGATGCTGAAGAATACTTTAAAGCGAGTGAGGATTTTACCGAGAAAACATGGAAAAAGGTTTGGGTGGAACGCCTAAGTAGCCTAGGTGCTGGTTCACAAAAAGGTTTGGTTGAGCGATTTGATTCATCTATCGGGGCTGGCAGTGTACTCATGCCTTTCGGCGGAAAATTCATGGCGACTCCCAGCGAAGGAATGGTAGCGAAGATTCCTACGGAAGCTGGTACTACGGATGATGCTACGGCAATGAGTTTTGCTTATGACCCTTATCTCACGAGTGAAAATCCTTATCTAGGCGCCATGTATGCAGTGGCTCATTCGGTAGTGAAAAGTGTTTGCATGGGTGTGAATTATAAAGATATGCGCTTATCTTTTCAAGAATATTTTGAGCGTCTTGGGTCTGATTCGCAAAAGTGGGGTAAACCGCTAGCAGCCCTATTAGGTGCTTATAAAGCCCAGAGAGAACTTGAAATTGCAGCAATTGGAGGCAAGGACTCCATGAGTGGTACCTTCAAGGATTTGCATGTACCCCCTACGCTTATTTCTTTTGGATGTGCGCCCGTTAAAGCCAGCAAAGTGATTTCGTCTGAACTTAAAACGGTAGGAGCAGGTATTTACTATTTACCCTTACCGAAAATGGGTGGAGATCATATGGCCCAAGAAATTGATTTTGCTTTACTAAAAGATAATCTCGATGCAGTGCACCAACTGATTGAAGAGGGACGCCTTGATGCGGCCATGAGTATCGGTTCTGGTGGACTTGCGGAAACCTTGAGTAAGATGGCCTTCGGGAACAGATTGGGCTTTGAATATGAGGCAGATATTCAATTGTTGAATGAACGGACCCTGGGTGGGATCGTATTAAGTGCTGTCTCCGACATTTCAGATGCATTTGCCGGCCGCCTTGTACGGCTTGCGACTGTTCTAAATGAGCGGGTGATTCGCCTGATGGGAGAAGAGTTATTCTTAGGCGAGGTCTTTCAAGCGAACAGTAGGGTGTTGGATAAGGTCTATCCCCAGGTGAGTAAGGTCGAAGTACCTAAGGCTAGACAGCTCAGTTATCTCAAGCGAAGTGAGAAAACGCCGAGTGTGAATATTGGTAAACCACGTGTGTTTATTCCAGCCTTTCCAGGAACCAATTGTGAGATTGACTCTAAACGTGCCTTTGAAAAAGCGGGTGCAGAAACATCGGTTCAGATTTTCCGGAATTTGAGCAAGGAAGATATTCATGAGTCTATCCTTAGAATGGAACAAGAAATTCGTAAGGCAAACATTGTAATGATACCGGGTGGCTTCTCTGCTGGTGATGAGCCTGAGGGCTCTGCTAAGTTTATCGCCGCCGTGTTTAAGAATCCCCGCATCAAGGAAGCAGTGAGTGATATGCTCGAGAATCGTGATGGATTGATGCTAGGTATTTGTAATGGCTTCCAGGCGTTAATCAAGTTGGGACTCTTACCCTATGGTGAAATAAGGGAATTATCCACGGATGACCCAACACTTACTTTTAATACACTAGGTCGACACATTGCTTGCTATGTGGAGACACGAGTGTCCTCGGTACTCTCTCCTTGGATGTCGAACGTGGAGGTAGGGGAGAAACACAAGATTGCTATTTCCCACGGTGAGGGACGTTTCGTAGCGAGTGATGCTATGCTAAAAACTTTGATTGATAATGGCCAAGTAGCGACTCAGTATGTTGACCACCTCGGTGTAGCGACACATAGAGCACCCCATAATCCCAATGGCTCGGTGATGGCCATTGAAGGTATCACTAGTGCTGATGGCCGAATTTTGGGAAAAATGGGACACTCAGAACGTACCGGAGAGGACATCGCAAAAAACATTCCAGGAGCCAAAGATCAGAAACTCTTTGCTGCTGGTGTGAAATATTTCAAACTATAG
- a CDS encoding PHP domain-containing protein — translation MIIDTHIHEKTFSKDSELGLLQIVSRSKQLGLHGICITDHESNGIAPLAKYVAKELDFPIIVGAEVYSDLGDILCFGLDEVPAYRIPAQQLLDTVKRAGGTTIAAHPYRNNNRGLKDYLMSVNQLGAIEAFNGSTGYMNNMRALKVAESIDLPVSGASDAHYEHKLGTFATWFPDGVRTSEDLVEAIRTKQIHPMAYINGCYQDIETYIESGREMVG, via the coding sequence TTGATTATAGACACGCACATACATGAGAAAACATTTTCAAAGGACAGCGAATTGGGTCTTTTGCAGATTGTTAGCAGGTCTAAGCAATTGGGCTTACATGGTATTTGTATTACCGATCATGAAAGTAATGGGATAGCACCGTTAGCAAAATATGTGGCGAAAGAATTGGATTTTCCAATAATTGTGGGGGCAGAGGTATACAGTGATCTCGGAGACATTCTATGTTTTGGTTTAGATGAAGTCCCTGCCTATCGTATACCAGCACAACAATTACTGGATACTGTGAAGAGGGCAGGTGGTACTACGATTGCTGCTCATCCATATAGAAATAATAATAGAGGATTAAAAGACTATCTAATGAGTGTGAACCAGTTAGGTGCAATAGAAGCGTTTAATGGTTCTACAGGTTATATGAATAATATGAGGGCCCTTAAGGTAGCGGAATCTATTGACTTACCTGTTTCAGGAGCTTCTGATGCACATTATGAACATAAACTGGGTACTTTTGCCACGTGGTTTCCTGATGGCGTGAGGACTAGTGAAGATTTGGTGGAAGCGATTCGAACTAAGCAAATTCATCCCATGGCGTACATCAATGGGTGCTACCAAGATATTGAGACATACATTGAATCTGGCAGGGAAATGGTTGGTTAA
- a CDS encoding ATP-dependent RecD-like DNA helicase: MEKKKAVIERIVYYNLETGFCVLRMQDEETEEAFTATGIFSNPVAGAEFLLEGDYAESRYGRQFKVISMVEKMPASLKGLERYLGSGLIQGIGKVNAHKIVEAFGLETISIIEENPERLLQIDGIGKKKISKITKAWNDQKEIKNVMIFLQGYGVSPAYAVKIYKAYGNDSIRKVKNNPYDLIQDVWGIGFTLADKLARSMGIGNESEARIRAGVFFVLEEMSKSGHCYATFEELSGQAARVLEVGVEMVEGEVRHLAREKIIISDYDDLFYLPYLYHCEVGIKQRIEEMMKARPIHFSVDEVEVVEKVSQTSGILYDDIQLSGIRMSLASRLMVLTGGPGTGKTTTVMGIIRALEMSKRSILLAAPTGRAAKRMTETTGKKASTIHRLLEFSPAEGFQKNEENPLECDTLIVDEASMVDLPLMFTVLKALPDTATLILVGDIDQLPSVGPGNVLRDFIDSEMVDVICLERIFRQAKMSAITENAHRVNRGEMIGKGPELMNDFFFLEEKDSKKILLTIKDLVSRRLPKRYKLDPLRDIQVLTPMQKGDLGAKNLNKELQEVLNPENKKIVFGQTEYRLHDRVMQIRNNYEKKVFNGDIGTISDIDLDTKQMMIDFSGDELIYDMGDLDELVLAYAVTIHKSQGSEYPVVITPLTMSHYMMLQRNLVYTAITRAEKLMILLGENKALKRAISTNDVKKRNTTLKIRLQEMLQ; encoded by the coding sequence ATGGAAAAGAAAAAAGCAGTCATAGAGAGAATAGTATACTACAATTTGGAAACAGGATTCTGCGTTTTGCGTATGCAAGATGAGGAAACTGAGGAAGCATTTACGGCTACGGGCATCTTTTCCAATCCGGTTGCGGGTGCTGAGTTTCTATTAGAAGGGGACTATGCTGAAAGTCGGTATGGCCGACAGTTTAAAGTAATTTCCATGGTAGAAAAGATGCCTGCTAGTTTGAAGGGACTAGAACGTTATTTGGGTAGTGGTTTGATTCAGGGGATTGGAAAAGTTAATGCTCATAAAATTGTGGAAGCATTTGGGCTGGAGACGATTTCAATTATTGAAGAAAACCCAGAACGGTTGCTGCAAATTGACGGTATAGGTAAGAAGAAAATATCTAAGATTACCAAAGCCTGGAATGACCAAAAGGAAATTAAGAATGTAATGATCTTTCTGCAGGGATATGGCGTATCACCAGCCTATGCTGTAAAGATTTATAAAGCATATGGCAACGATAGCATCCGAAAGGTGAAGAATAACCCCTATGACCTTATTCAAGATGTATGGGGAATTGGCTTTACTCTGGCAGATAAGCTAGCGCGCAGCATGGGCATAGGCAATGAATCGGAAGCACGTATTCGAGCGGGTGTTTTCTTTGTTCTGGAAGAAATGAGCAAGTCTGGACATTGCTATGCTACTTTCGAGGAACTATCAGGGCAAGCAGCTAGGGTGCTTGAAGTTGGAGTGGAAATGGTGGAAGGCGAGGTCCGCCATTTAGCAAGGGAAAAGATTATCATATCTGACTATGATGATTTATTCTATCTTCCCTATCTTTATCATTGTGAGGTGGGAATCAAGCAGAGAATTGAGGAAATGATGAAAGCGAGACCAATTCATTTTTCAGTGGATGAAGTTGAAGTGGTTGAAAAAGTCAGTCAAACATCCGGTATTCTCTATGACGATATCCAATTGTCAGGTATTCGTATGAGCCTTGCGAGCCGTTTAATGGTACTCACAGGAGGCCCTGGAACAGGTAAGACAACTACGGTTATGGGCATCATTCGAGCGCTTGAGATGAGCAAACGGTCCATTCTGTTGGCGGCTCCAACGGGACGTGCGGCCAAACGTATGACTGAGACGACGGGAAAGAAAGCTTCAACCATACACCGACTACTGGAATTTAGTCCAGCTGAAGGATTCCAAAAGAACGAAGAAAATCCCTTGGAGTGTGACACTCTGATAGTGGATGAGGCATCCATGGTAGATTTACCACTCATGTTTACGGTCCTTAAGGCTTTACCAGATACAGCAACCTTGATTTTGGTAGGAGATATTGATCAGCTTCCTTCGGTGGGGCCGGGCAATGTCCTTCGAGATTTTATTGATTCTGAGATGGTTGATGTAATTTGTTTGGAACGTATTTTTAGACAAGCAAAGATGTCTGCCATAACAGAAAATGCTCACCGGGTTAATCGTGGGGAGATGATTGGCAAGGGTCCCGAGCTGATGAACGACTTCTTTTTTCTGGAGGAGAAGGATAGCAAAAAAATACTTTTAACCATAAAGGACTTAGTCTCTAGGAGACTACCCAAACGGTATAAGTTGGATCCCTTGCGGGATATTCAAGTATTGACTCCGATGCAAAAAGGAGACTTGGGTGCTAAAAATTTGAACAAAGAACTACAGGAAGTGCTCAACCCAGAGAATAAAAAAATTGTCTTTGGACAGACGGAATACCGCCTGCATGACCGGGTGATGCAGATCCGCAACAACTATGAGAAAAAGGTGTTTAATGGAGATATAGGAACCATAAGTGATATAGACCTTGATACGAAGCAGATGATGATTGATTTTTCTGGAGATGAGCTGATTTATGATATGGGTGATTTAGATGAGTTGGTTTTGGCCTATGCTGTTACCATACATAAGTCTCAAGGTTCAGAGTATCCGGTGGTGATTACACCACTTACGATGTCTCACTACATGATGCTTCAGAGAAATTTGGTGTATACTGCCATTACTCGAGCCGAAAAGCTGATGATTCTATTAGGTGAAAATAAGGCACTAAAACGGGCTATTTCAACGAATGATGTGAAAAAACGCAATACTACACTTAAGATTAGGTTGCAGGAAATGTTGCAGTAG
- a CDS encoding LemA family protein, whose protein sequence is MLYFIIGLILVLGIYFMSAYNGFVKLRNMKDEAFATMDVYLKKRYDLIPNLVETVKGYASHEKDTLEKVIAARNMAASATSVEDKMAGENALQGTLKTLFAVAESYPDLKANQNFMDLQKQLQSLEGEIAQSRKYYNGVVKEYNTKTEVFPSNIIAGIFGFMKAPYFEIEEGERENVKVSF, encoded by the coding sequence ATGCTTTATTTCATTATTGGTCTAATCTTGGTTCTTGGCATCTACTTCATGAGTGCTTACAATGGCTTTGTAAAACTAAGAAATATGAAGGACGAGGCTTTTGCCACCATGGACGTTTATCTAAAAAAACGTTACGACCTTATTCCCAACCTAGTCGAAACCGTCAAGGGCTATGCTAGCCATGAAAAAGATACCTTAGAAAAGGTCATCGCTGCTAGGAACATGGCTGCTAGCGCCACCTCTGTAGAAGATAAGATGGCCGGTGAGAATGCACTTCAAGGAACCCTTAAGACATTGTTTGCCGTAGCTGAGAGCTATCCTGATTTGAAAGCCAACCAAAACTTTATGGATCTGCAAAAGCAACTTCAAAGTTTGGAAGGTGAAATTGCCCAGTCTAGAAAATACTATAACGGTGTAGTCAAAGAATACAACACCAAGACTGAAGTATTCCCGTCCAATATCATTGCAGGAATCTTTGGCTTCATGAAAGCTCCTTACTTTGAAATTGAAGAAGGGGAAAGAGAAAATGTTAAAGTCAGCTTCTAA
- a CDS encoding MBL fold metallo-hydrolase — translation MIHLYGNTYMSEGHLTLGAYLLGNEALLIDSGCDRNYLLNEIKDLELIDIKYIFNTHAHVDHCGGNHYLQHERRSTILAPRIEADFIEYPHLKDIYLYGFTSKNLLIRKSKYAEPSIVYKKITIDEGKDGIPYQLMKILFREYETYFSFLRLKGHSPNMMGIITPDNIAFLGDALLDKSTLAHNQLMYIYNLGDHLYTLYMLEKLEAKAYVISHGGCYNEIQMLITANREHLLNTLEQIHSATKDRGSMTLDQLHGQLFTSLGLNENQITQALNRSTIRAHLYYLQEQGRITSFAEDGVEYIQAL, via the coding sequence ATGATACATCTTTATGGTAACACCTATATGAGTGAAGGACACCTCACCTTGGGAGCATACCTCCTTGGCAATGAAGCACTCCTTATCGATTCCGGTTGCGACCGGAACTACCTCTTAAACGAAATTAAAGATTTAGAGCTTATAGATATCAAATATATCTTTAACACGCATGCACACGTCGACCATTGTGGAGGCAACCACTACCTGCAACATGAGCGGCGTAGCACCATCCTAGCTCCCAGAATTGAAGCAGATTTTATAGAGTATCCACATCTAAAAGATATCTATCTCTATGGATTTACATCCAAAAATCTCCTTATTCGGAAGTCCAAATACGCTGAGCCCTCCATTGTTTACAAGAAGATTACAATAGACGAAGGTAAGGATGGTATTCCATACCAATTGATGAAAATACTATTTCGAGAATATGAGACATACTTTTCTTTTTTACGCCTGAAAGGGCATTCACCCAACATGATGGGCATCATCACGCCAGATAACATCGCCTTTCTAGGAGATGCTCTTTTGGATAAATCCACCTTAGCTCATAATCAGCTAATGTATATCTACAACCTAGGAGACCATCTATACACTCTTTATATGTTGGAAAAACTAGAAGCAAAAGCATATGTCATCTCACATGGTGGTTGCTACAATGAAATCCAGATGCTGATTACAGCCAACCGCGAACACCTTTTAAACACGTTAGAACAAATTCACAGTGCCACCAAAGACCGTGGTAGTATGACACTTGATCAACTTCACGGACAACTATTTACCTCACTCGGTCTTAACGAGAATCAAATCACCCAAGCTCTCAACAGAAGCACCATCAGAGCACATCTTTATTATCTGCAGGAACAAGGCCGCATCACGTCCTTCGCGGAAGATGGTGTGGAATACATCCAAGCCCTATAG
- a CDS encoding DUF1049 domain-containing protein: MFFWIFGLILSLVVALFASQNPLDISLKLFNLSFVPISLTVIILAAALAGALISFFFMGVRVISMKRELKKANKLLEKASALEASRQEKLQSVEKDSVAEVENAKRNLEVKEVENIELKRRLEQLEKEVDKLAPEKNSIQDELSEE; this comes from the coding sequence ATGTTTTTTTGGATATTCGGATTGATCCTTTCATTAGTAGTTGCCCTGTTTGCCAGTCAAAACCCATTGGATATAAGTCTTAAGTTGTTTAATTTGAGTTTTGTACCCATTAGTTTGACGGTAATTATTTTGGCAGCAGCTTTAGCCGGAGCCTTGATTTCCTTCTTCTTCATGGGTGTGCGCGTAATTAGTATGAAGAGAGAACTCAAGAAAGCCAACAAGTTGCTGGAAAAAGCAAGTGCCTTGGAAGCAAGTCGCCAAGAGAAGTTACAGAGTGTGGAAAAAGATTCTGTAGCTGAGGTGGAAAATGCCAAAAGGAATCTAGAAGTCAAAGAAGTGGAGAACATTGAGCTTAAGAGACGCCTAGAACAGTTGGAAAAAGAAGTGGATAAATTGGCACCGGAAAAGAACTCTATTCAGGATGAGCTTTCTGAAGAATAG
- a CDS encoding M15 family metallopeptidase, whose amino-acid sequence MKRKIYIVIILLGMLILMSGCEEKPVNDPNPDNPVILDDPELLELQGSVSIETIDITSEGLLIQTENEEYADNLLPLSVIERLFSPITIKASGKDLITFSFDNAIHVDLVCGTDTYYVDGEEKHAAGPSFETFDEEYVNASVLVDILDATETEAGWLLPLTVGETGEMVDVADYRGKLGFLSLINKENGISRDALGHNLINLNKNYPQFNYLKSDMEFNQTAALALNRMITDITNVSGMEKLYLVSTYRSYDYQDSIYKRKIKQYMDNYGYDEEKATLEAGRIVAIPGTSEHQSGLAVDFTGKTLVDQGLYLEQAFLETPSGAWLAEHAPEYGFILRYPGESEERTEIMQEAWHYRYVGEPHSRFITENGMVLEDYVSLLGKTKKQSMNDGDKYLVVYLDEEWTDLVRVDSGFCSVSDSNEGGMIVTIHGW is encoded by the coding sequence ATGAAAAGAAAAATATATATAGTAATTATCCTTTTGGGAATGCTCATCCTTATGTCAGGATGCGAGGAGAAACCGGTAAATGATCCCAACCCGGATAATCCAGTGATTTTGGATGATCCCGAATTGCTGGAACTGCAGGGATCTGTTTCTATTGAAACCATTGACATCACAAGTGAGGGATTACTGATTCAGACAGAAAATGAGGAGTATGCGGATAATCTCTTGCCCCTATCCGTTATCGAGCGACTTTTTAGCCCGATAACAATTAAAGCTAGTGGCAAGGATTTGATAACATTCTCTTTTGATAACGCAATACATGTAGATTTAGTGTGTGGTACGGACACGTACTACGTAGATGGTGAAGAAAAACATGCTGCGGGGCCTTCTTTCGAGACATTTGATGAGGAATATGTAAATGCATCCGTGTTGGTGGATATTCTTGATGCGACGGAGACGGAGGCTGGTTGGCTGTTGCCTCTAACTGTTGGGGAAACTGGCGAGATGGTTGATGTGGCAGACTACCGGGGTAAATTGGGCTTTTTGAGCCTCATAAATAAGGAAAATGGGATATCTCGAGATGCTTTAGGTCATAATCTGATTAATTTGAATAAGAACTATCCTCAGTTCAACTATCTGAAAAGTGATATGGAATTTAACCAAACGGCTGCCTTGGCGCTAAATCGTATGATAACAGATATTACGAACGTATCTGGTATGGAAAAACTCTATTTGGTGAGTACCTACCGCAGCTATGATTACCAAGATAGCATCTACAAGAGAAAAATTAAGCAATATATGGATAACTATGGGTACGATGAGGAAAAAGCGACGCTAGAAGCGGGACGTATTGTGGCCATACCGGGTACTTCAGAACACCAGAGTGGTTTGGCTGTGGATTTTACAGGTAAGACCTTGGTTGACCAGGGACTATACTTGGAACAGGCATTTTTGGAAACACCGTCCGGGGCATGGCTTGCTGAACATGCACCGGAGTATGGCTTTATTTTGCGCTACCCAGGAGAAAGCGAAGAAAGAACTGAAATCATGCAGGAAGCGTGGCACTATCGCTATGTAGGAGAACCACATAGTCGCTTCATTACTGAAAATGGGATGGTTTTGGAAGACTACGTGTCGCTACTTGGGAAAACAAAGAAACAGAGCATGAATGATGGAGATAAGTATTTGGTTGTATATTTGGATGAGGAATGGACAGATTTGGTTAGAGTGGATTCTGGATTTTGTTCTGTATCCGATTCAAATGAGGGAGGAATGATCGTTACCATTCACGGATGGTAA